In one Magallana gigas chromosome 7, xbMagGiga1.1, whole genome shotgun sequence genomic region, the following are encoded:
- the LOC105346666 gene encoding beta-1,4-galactosyltransferase 4, translating to MSAIAELSFRAVITVQLFFIFAWIFYYTRDYTFISEQPFNNNIIVHLNAGRAEERNKMYIYVESAKTDERSKSYTNSDSTETEERKKTYTLLTSYFEYNYTTTTDKADGALKKCQLIPSGLVGKLKVDKTPKTMEAIEKKYETIKDGKYKPKNCTARQKVAILIPFRDRESHLRIFLNHMHTFLMKQQLEYGIYVVEQTKGLEFNRGFLFNVGYKEALRDSDYDCFVLHDVDLLPENDHNIYTCPVDQPKHLAVASEKWQYNLPYTSYFGGVSALTREQYEAVNGFSNEFFGWGGEDDDFYNRVAWSQMSVYRSINDVGRYSALHHKPAVANPKRIDIISKGKERMWKDGLISLKYGIIQKTYKKLFIHIIVKIV from the exons ATGTCAGCCATTGCCGAGCTCTCATTCCGTGCTGTTATCACTGTtcaactattttttattttcgcATGGATATTTTACTATACAAGAGATTATACCTTTATTTCTGAACAACCATTCA ACAACAACATCATTGTTCATCTAAATGCTGGAAGGGCAGAAGAGAGAAACAAGATGTACATTTATGTAGAATCTGCAAAAACAGACGAGAGAAGTAAAAGCTACACCAATTCAGATTCTACTGAGActgaagagagaaaaaagacGTATACCTTGCTAACTTCATACTTTG AGTACAACTACACAACAACTACAGATAAAGCAGATGGTGCACTTAAAAAATGCCAACTAATTCCTTCCGGGTTAG TTGGGAAATTAAAAGTCGATAAGACACCAAAGACCATGGAGGCCattgaaaagaaatatgaaacgATAAAGGACGGCAAATATAAGCCAAAAAACTGTACAGCTCGACAGAAAGTAGCCATACTCATTCCATTTCGTGATAGGGAAagtcatttaagaatttttCTGAACCACATGCACACCTTTCTTATGAAGCAGCAACTTGAATATGGAATATATGTCGTGGAACAG ACTAAGGGTCTTGAATTCAATAGAGGTTTCCTGTTTAATGTTGGATATAAAGAAGCACTCAGAGACTCTGACTACGACTGCTTTGTGCTTCACGATGTGGATCTTCTCCCGGAAAACGACCACAATATCTACACCTGTCCTGTTGACCAACCAAAACATTTAGCTGTTGCCTCTGAGAAATGGCAATACAA TTTGCCATACACGTCCTATTTTGGTGGTGTTTCGGCCTTGACACGAGAACAATATGAAGCTGTCAATGGGTTTTCAAATGAATTCTTTGGTTGGGGTGGTGAGGATGATGATTTTTACAACAG AGTGGCGTGGTCTCAAATGTCAGTATACCGATCAATAAATGATGTTGGAAGATATTCTGCACTTCACCACAAACCTGCTGTAGCAAATCCAAAAAG GATTGATATTATAAGTAAAGGAAAAGAGCGGATGTGGAAAGACGGACTGATCTCCCTTAAATATGGAATAATTCAGAAGACATATAAAAAACTATTCATACATATCATTGTAAAAATCGTTTGA